The genomic interval ACTATAACTAACAGATCGGTAATTCCGAGGCTTTTAATGGTCTCAACTACGCGTTGTATGATGGGTTTGCCGGCGACCGGAAGTAAATGTTTGGGGCGGGCTAAAGTAAGAGGGCGCATTCTCATGCTTTCGCCAGCCACGGGGATTACCGCCTTCAATTATAACACCACAACATTAGCAAGGGCTTGTTGAGGGGTCTCCTAGACCAGGATAGCCTAGTCCCGCTTAAGGATGTTTACTCTTCATTTCAATGTTCTTTACCATTTTTATAAGCTTCTTTAATGCCAGAAACTTTTTCCTACGAATAATTTTAGCTTCTCCATAAACCATATCTCGAGTAGTTTACCGTGTCTTTATTGGGAGATTTATTTCTCCATAATCCATAGTTTAGAATTATTAATTAGCGATGAAGCAATCGAATTATCGTTTGATGTAAATTGCGTAAGCGTAAGCTTGTGGATAACCAGAAACACGAATCGTACCTACATTGATGTAGTGCTTACGAACAAATTCAATGAATTTTCCGAAAGAAAGTAACCGACTGCTAACTATTACGATTTTCACGTCATATTTTATGCAGTCTTCAATAAGATTGCGTGAAAGAATGAACTTCGCTTCGTGACGCGTGTCGCTAATGTCGATTAGGTTCGGTGGAACCATACGGTTTGCGATTACTGGAATCATCAAATCTCCACTGATAATAAAATCATTTACAGTCGTCATATTCTGAACTAGTTGTGCTACTTCAAATCGAGCGTCAACTAGAGCTGGAAATTCAGATGTAACAGCTACCGGGTCGTACACTATAAGGGTAGGCAAGGAAAACAGCATAAGCATTAATGAAAATGCCATGACTTCTTTTGGTTGAATTACGTGCGCCTCTTTAATTAAAAAGGAAGCGCAAATCGCGAGGGGGAGAAGCGTATGAACAAGGTGATGCTTAAAGAGAGTTGTTTGAGCAATTAAACCTGTAAATGTCAAGAAAAGCCATAAAACTATGAGACTAGTCTTTTCATTTTTACGACTTTTTAGTTGGAAAAATGCACCGCCAATCCCAAGTGAAATCAACCCAAGATCAGCACGTAAGAAATCGGTTAATCTTTCTAAACGAAGGTTGAGGGATGTAACTGGGCGATAAAGTGGGAATAAGAATATATCTTTCCAAACTGCGGCTATATCGAATGTAAGAAGAGAGAGCATTGGTATCGCGGTTAAGATTAGATAATATACCATTTCTCTGAGTCTTCGTTTATAAATGAAACAGAGGCAAACAGAAAGAAACAAAAAAACCGCATAAAATTTTGATAAGAAACAAAATCCAGATAGCAATCCTGACAAAATTAGCCATCGATAGCTTCTGCTCTCAAGATAAAGGAGAAATGAATACAACATCCATGGGGACAACGCACAAAGTAAAATCTCATTTGAGGCTGACCGTGAAACTTGCAAGTAAAGCGGAGAAAATGAAAGAAGAATGCCAGAAAGGATACCGGCCCCAAATCCCCCCAGCCGTTTAGCAGTAAAATAGATTCCAGAGATTCCAATTAACGAAAGCACAACCCCAACTAGGCCACCAATCAACGCTGAGGTGCCGAATACTTTGAAAGCATAACTCAGGATCCATATCATCAACGGAGGATGCCCGTAGAAAACTTGGTTATATAATTTATAGCCCCGGTTTACCATCATTGCCATGGCTAAATATACATCGCTATCCGCATTTGTATTGTCTAAAGTCAACTCAATTGGAGTACTGAGGCGTGCAACCGTCGCAACAACAAGCAACGCAGATAAGACGCCTAAATTTTTCAATTTCTTAGTTAACAGACATATACCTCCACATACGTGCCAAGAAGCGGCAACCGATTTTTAGAAAACGACTATG from Candidatus Bathyarchaeota archaeon carries:
- a CDS encoding glycosyltransferase family 39 protein; the encoded protein is MKNLGVLSALLVVATVARLSTPIELTLDNTNADSDVYLAMAMMVNRGYKLYNQVFYGHPPLMIWILSYAFKVFGTSALIGGLVGVVLSLIGISGIYFTAKRLGGFGAGILSGILLSFSPLYLQVSRSASNEILLCALSPWMLYSFLLYLESRSYRWLILSGLLSGFCFLSKFYAVFLFLSVCLCFIYKRRLREMVYYLILTAIPMLSLLTFDIAAVWKDIFLFPLYRPVTSLNLRLERLTDFLRADLGLISLGIGGAFFQLKSRKNEKTSLIVLWLFLTFTGLIAQTTLFKHHLVHTLLPLAICASFLIKEAHVIQPKEVMAFSLMLMLFSLPTLIVYDPVAVTSEFPALVDARFEVAQLVQNMTTVNDFIISGDLMIPVIANRMVPPNLIDISDTRHEAKFILSRNLIEDCIKYDVKIVIVSSRLLSFGKFIEFVRKHYINVGTIRVSGYPQAYAYAIYIKR